The proteins below come from a single Anolis sagrei isolate rAnoSag1 chromosome 8, rAnoSag1.mat, whole genome shotgun sequence genomic window:
- the IRX6 gene encoding iroquois-class homeodomain protein IRX-6 isoform X2 — MSFSQLGYPYSTSSQFFVSASSSGSCCDSGSRSGPDAASGGSSQAAAAAAATLCCPSYENRLLGSSRPELNAAALGMYGSPYAAAASQGYANYLPYGADPSALYTTLNSQYDLKEGSSALHPGIGQPAAAAYYTYEPTFGQYQYDRYGTVDFSSSARRKNATRETTSTLKTWLYEHRKNPYPTKGEKIMLAIITKMTLTQVSTWFANARRRLKKENKMTWSPKNKAGEERQEDGRRNGEDCASETEDKDPKSCKEEKELRLSDLEDIEDEDPEIKAEAEQKHPHQEGLLIGSNTLAESQKSNCNLTSSGHFHTFSCAKVDSTVTGDFLGHKGATLVGSLGSQVQAYEAPEKPRIWSLAHTAGANIIVGPTSNSSQRTESPDCLVVRGRLPGAGAQYNEGRPVGGFVRTQPIHDKALEELAQPAKIFKNSTFNLQSISLNYASYPMLGETCQYAAGAEGFGRGMRAAQDHLNEVCLSQQKLRTAFRPVLKR, encoded by the exons ATGTCTTTTTCGCAGCTGGGATACCCGTATAGCACCTCTTCCCAG tTCTTCGTCTCGGCCAGCTCCAGCGGCTCTTGTTGCGACTCGGGGTCCCGCTCGGGGCCGGATGCGGCGTCGGGCGGCTCTTcccaggcggcggcggcggcggcggcgacccTCTGCTGCCCCTCCTACGAGAACCGGCTGCTGGGCAGCTCCCGCCCGGAGCTCAATGCGGCCGCGCTGGGCATGTACGGCTCGCCTTACGCCGCCGCCGCCAGCCAGGGCTACGCCAACTACCTCCCCTACGGCGCAGACCCCTCCGCCCTCTACACCACCCTG AACTCCCAGTACGACCTCAAGGAGGGCTCCTCGGCCTTGCACCCAGGGATTGGGCAGCCTGCAGCAGCAGCCTACTACACCTACGAGCCTACTTTTGGGCAGTACCAGTACGACAG GTATGGAACAGTCGATTTCAGTAGTTCGGCCAGACGCAAAAATGCTACTCGGGAGACCACCAGCACTCTGAAGACATGGCTGTATGAACACCGCAAGAACCCCTACCCGACCAAAGGGGAGAAGATCATGCTGGCCATCATCACCAAGATGACGCTGACCCAGGTCTCCACTTGGTTCGCCAATGCCCGCCGCCGCCTCAAGAAGGAGAACAAGATGACCTGGTCTCCGAAGAACAAAGCAGGGGAAGAGAGGCAAGAGGATGGTAGAAGGAATGGGGAAGACTGTGCCAGTGAAACTGAAGACAAAG ATCCCAAAAGCTGCAAAGAGGAAAAGGAGTTACGACTGAGTGATCTAGAGGACATTGAGGATGAGGATCCAGAGATCAAAGCAGAAGCCGAGCAAAAGCACCCACACCAAGAAGGCCTCCTCATTGGAAGCAATACCTTGGCTGAATCTCAGAAAAGCAACTGCAACCTGACTTCGTCTGGCCATTTCCACACCTTCTCCTGTGCTAAGGTGGACTCAACAGTTACGGGAGATTTTCTGGGCCATAAAGGAGCCACCTTAGTGGGCAGCCTCGGAAGTCAAGTCCAAGCTTACGAAGCACCAGAAAAACCCAGGATCTGGTCATTAGCCCACACCGCAGGGGCCAACATCATTGTGGGACCCACCAGCAACTCTTCCCAAAGGACAGAAAGCCCTGACTGTTTGGTGGTCAGGGGAAGGTTGCCTGGGGCTGGAGCACAGTACAATGAAGGGAGGCCAGTGGGAGGTTTTGTGAGGACTCAGCCAATCCATGACAAGGCCTTGGAAGAGTTGGCACAGCCGGCCAAGATCTTTAAAAATTCAACCTTCAATCTCCAGTCCATCTCGTTGAACTATGCTTCATATCCCATGCTGGGGGAGACCTGCCAATACGCAGCAGGAGCTGAAG